DNA sequence from the Streptomyces sp. MST-110588 genome:
TGGTTCTGGCCCGCGTGGCCACCACGGTTCCGAACGCTGTGCGGTCGCCCGCGTACCCGTAGGCGTCCAGCAGCCGGTGCAGCCGCCGGGAGCGGTCGGTGAAGGCGGTGAAGCCGGTACGTTCGGCAAACCCGCGCGTGTGCAGGGGTACCCAGGTCAGCGCGATGAAGGCCAGGTCGAACTCGCGTGTTTGGGGGCCGGCGGTGTCCCAGTCGAAGAAGCCCGCCAGGTGCCCGTCGCGCCAGACGGCGTTCCATGGGGCGGCGTCGTGGTGGCCGATGATCAGGCCGGGCCGCCAGGCCTGGCCGGCGAGCCAGCGTGCATCGGGTGGCGGAGTGAAGGACTGGGTCGCATCGTGCAGCGTCCGGGCCCACCGGCCGACGTCCTCCAGTGCGGTCTGCGAATAGACCCAGGCGGGCCAGGGAAGGTCCTCGCCCGCCGTCTCACCGTCGAGATAGGTCAGCACCTCACGCCCTTGGCTGTCGACTCCCAGCACCCGGGGCGCACCCTGCAGCCCGGCCGCCTCCAGGTGGCGCAGCACCGCATGCACCGCGGGCGTCCATGGCTGTAGGGGTCGGTGGACCGCGCCGTCACGGCGTACCGCTCCGGTTGTCCTGCCGCCAGGCAATCGCTGCTCGGCCATGAGCCGGTTCTACCCGGCAGCCCCGGAATCAATGTCGGACGCGTCCGGCGCTCGGCCTGCTGCGGGAATGACGAGGCCCCTTGCGGCTGTCCGCCTCGTTGGCCGGTCCTGACGGAAGGGGGCGGTCCGCCTCTGGGCCGGGACCACGTCCTCCCGCACGGCACCGCCTTAGGGGTGGGGTGGTGAGTGGGTGTCTTCTTGGAAGAAGGGTTGTGGGCAACGGTGAGGGCATGGCGCAGATGCGGGGGGGGGGTACTGCGTGATCTGCTGGTGGTGAGGGCAGTGCCTCGTGTGGGGCAGTGTCGAGCCGTGGCGGGTGGTGCGGGAGCGGACGGGGCGGGTGTGGGGTGTGTATCCGGTCCGGGTGCGGGGCGGGTGTGGGGTGTGTATCCGGTCCGGGTGCTGCAATGTCCGTACCTGCCTATCCGTAGCTGGGGGAGGATGAGTCTGCCGGCCGGCCGCTGGGGATGCCGTCGCTCGGCTGGTCCGTTTCGCCGTTGCTGGGGCGCGGGTTTTCTCCGGCTGGTACCCGAAGTGCATGTCATTGTTTGCGGGGACCGGTTCCGGCCGCACCGCATCATCGGGTCGTGTTGGTGGTGTTACCGCGCTCGCGCAGCCGGGCCGGCGGACTTCGGCGGTGCGGGCCGGCGGTGCGGGTCGGCGGTGCGGTGTGCCTGTGGGATGGCGCCACCGGCGGGGCACCCCTGCTGTCCCGGTTGCCGGTTGCGGTTGTCGGCCGCTTCGCGCGGCGGTGGGGGCGGTCCGGCGGGAGGGGCGAGGGGTGTGGTCCATCAGCGTCTCAGAGGGGTGTGGTCCATCAGCGTCTGAGGGCGTTGTGCGGGCCGCGGCCGGGTGGTGGGGGGCGTGTGCCGGCCGCGGCGCCGTTTTTCAGGTGGCGGAGGTGGCTGCCTGTGCCGGGCGGAACCGGGTGGCCCGCCAGGCCGGCAGGAG
Encoded proteins:
- a CDS encoding phosphotransferase: MHAVLRHLEAAGLQGAPRVLGVDSQGREVLTYLDGETAGEDLPWPAWVYSQTALEDVGRWARTLHDATQSFTPPPDARWLAGQAWRPGLIIGHHDAAPWNAVWRDGHLAGFFDWDTAGPQTREFDLAFIALTWVPLHTRGFAERTGFTAFTDRSRRLHRLLDAYGYAGDRTAFGTVVATRARTNAEVIHQMAADGNPAYTALEPIATELAQAAHEIDRLPASFWIPPTHS